Proteins encoded by one window of Luteimonas yindakuii:
- the ybgF gene encoding tol-pal system protein YbgF, whose product MRGLIVSTLVAAALVAAAPAFGQRASLADRVAVLEQQAAANQGNMDLLNQLTQLRGEVQALRSQLEDLQQQNEQLKSTSRAQYLDIDGRLNRIESGTGGTGATLPDPPQASTGAPAGNAGGVLPAPPPRNVPSPRAAAPADERAAYEGAFDALRGGRYADAANLFQDFLGQYPDGAYAANALYWLGESYYATQNYELAQQQFQALIGRFPDSDKAPGALLKVGLSQYGLRDLDAAEATLGNVGKRYPGTDAARTADDRLRAIQLSRLR is encoded by the coding sequence ATGCGTGGACTGATCGTATCCACCCTGGTCGCGGCCGCCCTTGTGGCGGCCGCGCCCGCATTCGGCCAGCGCGCAAGCCTGGCCGATCGCGTGGCCGTGCTTGAACAGCAGGCCGCCGCCAACCAGGGCAACATGGACCTGCTCAACCAGCTCACGCAGTTGCGTGGCGAGGTGCAGGCGTTGCGTTCGCAACTCGAGGACCTGCAACAGCAGAACGAGCAGCTGAAGTCGACCTCGCGCGCGCAGTACCTCGATATCGACGGACGCCTCAACCGCATCGAGAGCGGGACTGGCGGCACGGGCGCGACCCTGCCCGATCCGCCGCAGGCATCCACCGGTGCGCCTGCCGGCAATGCCGGCGGCGTGCTGCCCGCGCCTCCGCCGCGGAACGTTCCTTCACCGCGTGCGGCCGCCCCGGCCGACGAACGTGCGGCCTACGAGGGCGCATTCGACGCCCTGCGCGGCGGCCGTTATGCCGACGCGGCCAACCTGTTCCAGGATTTCCTCGGCCAGTACCCGGATGGGGCCTACGCGGCCAACGCGCTGTACTGGCTGGGCGAGAGCTATTACGCCACCCAGAACTACGAACTGGCCCAGCAGCAGTTCCAGGCGCTGATCGGCCGTTTTCCCGACAGCGACAAGGCGCCGGGCGCGCTGCTGAAGGTCGGCCTGTCGCAGTACGGCCTGCGTGATCTCGACGCCGCCGAAGCCACCCTGGGCAACGTTGGCAAGCGCTATCCCGGCACCGACGCCGCGCGCACCGCCGACGACCGCCTGCGCGCGATCCAGCTCAGCCGACTGCGCTGA
- the pal gene encoding peptidoglycan-associated lipoprotein Pal translates to MNITTRVLLAAALCVAVVGCSKRVKEEPQTTTPGTSTVTQPQQPTSGAYGPEDLDTDACLRQRVVYFDFDQESLRPEFQAAMACHAKYLRDRPSARITMEGNADERGSREYNLGLGERRGNAVSSALQASGGSGTQLTVVSYGEERPVCTETSEDCWARNRRVEIVYTAR, encoded by the coding sequence ATGAACATCACCACCCGAGTCCTGCTCGCCGCTGCATTGTGTGTTGCCGTTGTCGGCTGCTCCAAGCGCGTCAAGGAAGAGCCGCAGACCACCACCCCCGGCACCAGCACCGTGACCCAGCCGCAGCAGCCGACCAGCGGCGCCTATGGCCCGGAAGATCTTGATACCGATGCCTGCCTGCGCCAGCGCGTGGTCTACTTCGATTTCGACCAGGAATCGCTGCGTCCCGAGTTCCAGGCGGCCATGGCCTGCCACGCCAAGTACCTGCGCGACCGCCCGTCGGCCCGCATCACGATGGAAGGCAATGCCGACGAGCGCGGCAGCCGTGAGTACAACCTTGGCCTGGGTGAGCGCCGCGGCAACGCCGTGTCGTCGGCCCTGCAGGCCAGCGGTGGCTCGGGCACCCAGCTGACCGTCGTGAGCTACGGCGAAGAGCGCCCGGTCTGCACCGAGACCAGCGAAGACTGCTGGGCCCGCAACCGTCGCGTCGAGATCGTGTACACCGCCCGTTGA
- the tolB gene encoding Tol-Pal system beta propeller repeat protein TolB yields MKPMTRCLLLLLALFLPSLAAAQQQGLEIDIVGGHASALPIAVVPMPYQGSGSAPDTDIAAVIRADLDRSGQFRTLPERDIVERPTRGSEVQYPTWRVLRQDFLVVGRVLDAGAGAYRVEYELFDVAKQERLVGMAMTARSGSMRDVAHQIADAVYEKILGVRGAFWTRIAYVTQTGVGENARYALIVADSDGHNPQTVVRSNEPLLSPSWSPDGSKLAYVSFERRNSSIYIQDINTGGRELVSSFRGINSGPAFSPDGRRLALTLSRSGNPEIYVMDLGSKALTQLTNHFGIDTSPAWSHDGGSVYFTSDRGGRPQVYQVPASGGSATRVTFQGNYNADPSVSYDGHKIAVAQGSGNVYRIAVLDRSLGSPRWSTLSPGSLDESPSFAPNASMILYAAREGRRGVLYAVSADGRVRQRLVLADGDVREPAWGPYREQR; encoded by the coding sequence ATGAAACCGATGACACGTTGCCTGCTGCTCCTGCTCGCATTGTTCCTGCCGTCGCTCGCCGCGGCCCAGCAGCAGGGCCTCGAGATCGACATCGTCGGCGGTCATGCCTCGGCGCTGCCGATCGCGGTGGTGCCGATGCCCTACCAGGGCTCCGGCAGCGCGCCGGATACCGACATCGCCGCGGTGATCCGCGCCGACCTCGACCGCTCCGGCCAGTTCCGCACCCTGCCCGAGCGCGACATCGTCGAACGCCCGACCCGCGGCAGCGAGGTGCAGTACCCGACCTGGCGCGTGCTGCGGCAGGACTTCCTGGTAGTCGGGCGCGTGCTGGATGCCGGCGCCGGCGCCTACCGCGTCGAGTACGAGCTGTTCGACGTCGCCAAGCAGGAGCGCCTGGTCGGCATGGCGATGACCGCGCGCTCGGGCTCGATGCGCGACGTTGCCCACCAGATCGCCGATGCGGTCTACGAGAAGATCCTCGGCGTGCGCGGTGCCTTCTGGACCCGGATCGCCTATGTCACCCAGACCGGCGTCGGCGAAAACGCGCGCTATGCACTGATCGTCGCCGATTCGGACGGGCACAACCCGCAGACCGTGGTGCGCTCCAACGAGCCGCTGCTGTCGCCCTCGTGGAGTCCCGATGGCAGCAAGCTCGCCTATGTCAGCTTCGAGCGCCGCAATTCCTCGATCTATATCCAGGACATCAACACCGGCGGCCGCGAACTGGTGTCCAGCTTCCGCGGCATCAACTCCGGGCCGGCGTTCTCGCCCGACGGCCGACGGCTGGCGCTGACGCTGTCGCGCAGCGGCAACCCCGAGATCTACGTGATGGACCTCGGCAGCAAGGCGCTGACCCAGCTCACCAACCACTTCGGCATCGACACCTCGCCGGCCTGGAGCCACGACGGCGGCAGCGTCTACTTCACCTCCGATCGCGGCGGCCGCCCGCAGGTCTACCAGGTGCCCGCAAGCGGAGGCAGCGCCACGCGGGTGACGTTCCAGGGCAACTACAACGCCGATCCCAGCGTGTCGTACGACGGCCACAAGATCGCCGTGGCACAAGGTTCAGGTAACGTGTACCGTATCGCCGTGCTGGATCGCAGCCTGGGGAGTCCTCGCTGGTCCACGCTGTCGCCGGGGTCGCTCGACGAATCGCCGAGCTTCGCTCCGAACGCCAGCATGATCCTGTATGCGGCACGCGAGGGGCGGCGGGGAGTGCTGTATGCCGTTTCGGCAGACGGACGGGTCCGTCAAAGGCTGGTGCTTGCGGACGGTGACGTCCGCGAACCGGCATGGGGACCTTACCGTGAACAGCGCTGA
- a CDS encoding TonB C-terminal domain-containing protein translates to MRQQRADTVQAVVLALGLHVLLVLLLVFGLDWTQRRAEPAFGSPVTADIIDPDALTAAQRRALTAEPAPLPDPPPQPEPLPEPESEPVEEEAAPPPQPLPAPVPEDAEVAPQPRPQERVPEPDTVDQDAARREAESELRAEREQEERRRQEQLDLTERKRQEEAEQRRRLAQQQRQEELRKLQAERERIRREAEQAEQRLKQIADARARQAAEAASAPAASPPPGRPDGSSDLAAKYAAALQEAIAREWTRPDNVAIGQRCRIYITQLPGGEVMNVEFDAACPYDALGRRSVEAAVRRAAPLPYAGFESVFNRRLNLNFTAQDR, encoded by the coding sequence ATGCGGCAGCAGCGCGCCGATACGGTCCAGGCGGTCGTCCTCGCGCTGGGCCTGCATGTCCTGCTGGTCCTGCTACTGGTGTTCGGCCTCGACTGGACCCAGCGCCGGGCCGAACCCGCGTTCGGCTCGCCGGTGACCGCCGACATCATCGATCCCGATGCGCTGACCGCCGCGCAGCGCCGGGCGCTGACCGCCGAGCCCGCGCCGCTGCCGGATCCGCCGCCGCAGCCCGAGCCACTGCCGGAACCGGAATCCGAGCCGGTGGAAGAGGAGGCCGCACCGCCGCCGCAGCCGCTGCCGGCACCGGTGCCGGAGGATGCCGAGGTCGCGCCACAGCCGCGTCCGCAGGAGCGCGTGCCCGAACCGGACACTGTCGACCAGGATGCCGCGCGCCGCGAGGCCGAGTCCGAGCTCAGGGCGGAGCGCGAGCAGGAGGAACGTCGTCGCCAGGAGCAGCTCGACCTGACCGAACGCAAGCGCCAGGAAGAGGCCGAGCAGCGTCGGCGGCTGGCCCAGCAGCAGCGCCAGGAGGAACTGCGCAAGCTGCAGGCCGAGCGCGAGCGCATCCGCCGCGAGGCCGAGCAGGCCGAACAACGCCTCAAGCAGATCGCCGACGCGCGCGCCCGCCAGGCCGCCGAAGCTGCATCGGCGCCGGCCGCGAGTCCGCCGCCCGGGCGTCCCGACGGCAGCAGCGACCTCGCGGCGAAGTACGCCGCCGCGCTGCAGGAGGCGATCGCCCGCGAATGGACCCGGCCCGACAACGTGGCGATCGGCCAGCGCTGCCGCATCTACATCACCCAGCTGCCCGGCGGCGAGGTGATGAACGTCGAGTTCGACGCCGCCTGCCCGTACGACGCGCTGGGCCGCCGTTCGGTCGAGGCCGCGGTGCGCCGCGCCGCGCCGCTGCCGTACGCGGGCTTCGAATCGGTGTTCAACCGCCGCCTCAACCTCAACTTCACCGCCCAGGATCGATGA
- the tolR gene encoding protein TolR has product MSVTMRRHKRRKLKNEINVVPYIDVMLVLLIIFMVTTPLLNLGTDVNLPDSNARSLGAPKDPVVVSVYPDGRLALMVEQQNQELTRDDLMARLRAIHSQNPEATILVRGDGAASYQLIMDAISAINEAGVTRVSLLSRPLESGG; this is encoded by the coding sequence ATGTCCGTGACCATGCGCCGCCACAAGCGCCGCAAGCTGAAGAACGAAATCAACGTCGTGCCGTATATCGACGTGATGCTGGTGCTGCTGATCATCTTCATGGTCACCACGCCGCTGTTGAACCTCGGCACCGACGTCAACCTGCCGGATTCCAACGCACGCTCGCTGGGCGCGCCGAAGGATCCGGTGGTGGTCAGCGTGTATCCCGACGGCCGCCTCGCGCTGATGGTCGAGCAGCAGAACCAGGAGCTCACCCGCGACGACCTGATGGCCCGGCTGCGTGCGATCCACTCGCAGAACCCCGAAGCCACCATCCTGGTGCGCGGTGACGGCGCCGCCAGCTACCAGCTGATCATGGATGCCATCAGCGCGATCAACGAGGCCGGGGTGACCAGGGTCAGCCTGCTGAGCCGCCCGCTCGAGTCGGGGGGCTGA
- the tolQ gene encoding protein TolQ — protein MTPLTMLLQATQVEPLAEDAAATAEALPAGADAAAAAGALPTDLDVWSLILHASIPVQLVMLLLLFASIASWVIIFRKKRLLDRATKEADRFEERFWSGAELTKLHAAATERNREIEGLEAIFESGFREYARPRRSVDSRSRLEAAQRGMRVAGSREIDGLEQNLEFLANVGSIAPYVGLLGTVWGIMISFHGLANVREATIATVAPGISEALIATAMGLFAAIPAVWAYNRFATRVERIASRYEAFSEEFSSILERQSSEA, from the coding sequence ATGACCCCATTGACGATGTTGCTGCAGGCCACCCAGGTCGAGCCGCTGGCCGAAGACGCGGCCGCCACCGCCGAGGCGCTGCCCGCGGGTGCCGATGCCGCCGCTGCCGCAGGCGCGCTGCCCACCGACCTGGACGTCTGGAGCCTCATCCTCCACGCCTCGATCCCGGTGCAGCTGGTGATGCTGCTGCTGCTGTTCGCGTCGATCGCCTCGTGGGTGATCATCTTCCGCAAGAAGCGCCTGCTCGACCGCGCCACCAAGGAAGCCGACCGCTTCGAGGAACGTTTCTGGTCGGGCGCCGAGCTGACCAAGCTGCACGCCGCGGCCACCGAACGCAACCGCGAGATCGAGGGCCTGGAAGCGATCTTCGAATCCGGTTTCCGCGAGTACGCACGCCCGCGCCGCAGCGTCGACAGCCGCTCGCGGCTGGAAGCCGCACAGCGCGGCATGCGCGTGGCCGGTTCGCGCGAGATCGATGGCCTCGAACAGAACCTCGAGTTCCTCGCCAACGTCGGCTCGATCGCGCCCTATGTCGGCCTGCTCGGCACGGTGTGGGGCATCATGATTTCGTTCCACGGCCTGGCCAATGTGCGCGAGGCCACCATTGCCACCGTCGCGCCCGGCATCTCCGAGGCGCTGATCGCCACCGCGATGGGCCTGTTCGCCGCGATCCCGGCGGTGTGGGCGTACAACCGCTTCGCCACCCGGGTGGAGCGCATCGCCAGCCGGTACGAGGCGTTCTCCGAAGAGTTCTCGTCGATCCTCGAGCGGCAGTCGAGCGAGGCCTGA
- the ybgC gene encoding tol-pal system-associated acyl-CoA thioesterase, which produces MFSHPVRVYWEDTDAGGVVYHAQYVAFLERARSEWMRALGHGQDVLRTRHDLVFAVRAMRIDFRAPARLDDALQVSVALTGCRRASLVIAQSIHRGDALLLDAEVRVAALDAAGFRPRAIPQPLYAELKAREAQPDQDGRRR; this is translated from the coding sequence ATGTTCAGCCATCCGGTCCGTGTTTACTGGGAAGATACCGACGCCGGCGGCGTGGTCTACCACGCGCAGTACGTCGCGTTCCTCGAGCGCGCGCGCAGCGAATGGATGCGCGCGCTGGGGCACGGGCAGGACGTGCTGCGTACCCGGCACGACCTGGTGTTCGCGGTGCGGGCGATGAGGATCGATTTCCGTGCGCCGGCGCGGCTCGACGACGCGCTGCAGGTGTCGGTGGCGTTGACCGGGTGCCGGCGCGCGAGCCTGGTGATCGCGCAGTCGATCCACCGTGGTGACGCGTTGTTGCTGGACGCAGAGGTACGGGTGGCGGCACTGGACGCGGCGGGTTTCCGCCCGCGTGCCATCCCGCAACCGCTGTACGCGGAGCTGAAGGCGCGGGAAGCGCAGCCGGACCAGGATGGGCGCCGGCGGTGA
- the ruvB gene encoding Holliday junction branch migration DNA helicase RuvB — translation MIDNRIIAAGATREDDAVDASIRPQRLADYLGQQPVREQLGIYIEAAKRRGEALDHVLIFGPPGLGKTTLSHVIANELGVNLRVTSGPVIEKAGDLAALLTNLQPHDVLFVDEIHRLSPVVEEVLYPAMEDFQIDIMIGEGPAARSIKLDLPPFTLIGATTRAGLLTAPLRDRFGIVQRLEFYSTEELTRIVRRSATILGIACEGEGAAEIARRARGTPRIANRLLRRVRDYAQVRADGHIDREVARAAMDMLKVDPEGFDDLDRRLLRLIIENFDGGPVGVESLAAALSEERGTLEDVIEPYLIQQGYLVRSARGRMASQKAYRHLGLPARARADLFAETQATDPFEP, via the coding sequence ATGATCGACAACCGCATCATCGCTGCCGGCGCCACCCGCGAAGACGACGCCGTCGACGCCAGCATCCGCCCGCAGCGCCTGGCCGATTACCTCGGCCAGCAGCCGGTACGCGAGCAGCTGGGCATCTATATCGAGGCGGCGAAGCGGCGCGGCGAGGCGCTCGACCACGTGCTGATCTTCGGCCCGCCCGGCCTCGGCAAGACCACGCTGTCGCATGTCATCGCCAACGAACTCGGGGTCAACCTGCGGGTGACCTCGGGGCCGGTGATCGAGAAGGCCGGTGACCTCGCCGCGCTGCTGACCAACCTGCAGCCGCACGACGTGCTGTTCGTCGACGAGATCCATCGCCTGTCGCCGGTGGTCGAGGAAGTGCTGTATCCGGCGATGGAGGACTTCCAGATCGACATCATGATCGGCGAAGGCCCGGCCGCGCGTTCGATCAAGCTCGACCTGCCGCCGTTCACCCTGATCGGCGCCACCACCCGCGCCGGCCTGCTGACCGCGCCGCTGCGCGACCGTTTCGGCATCGTCCAGCGGCTGGAGTTCTACAGCACCGAGGAATTGACCCGCATCGTGCGGCGCTCGGCGACCATCCTCGGCATCGCCTGCGAAGGCGAGGGCGCCGCCGAGATCGCACGGCGTGCGCGTGGCACCCCGCGCATCGCCAACCGCCTGCTGCGGCGCGTGCGCGACTACGCCCAGGTGCGCGCGGACGGGCATATCGACCGCGAGGTCGCGCGTGCCGCAATGGACATGCTGAAAGTCGACCCCGAGGGCTTCGACGACCTCGACCGCCGCCTGCTGCGGCTGATCATCGAGAACTTCGACGGCGGCCCGGTCGGCGTGGAATCCCTGGCGGCGGCGCTGTCGGAAGAGCGCGGCACGCTGGAAGACGTGATCGAGCCGTACCTGATCCAGCAGGGCTATCTGGTCCGCAGTGCGCGCGGGCGCATGGCCAGCCAGAAGGCCTACCGCCACCTCGGCCTGCCGGCACGCGCGCGCGCCGACCTGTTTGCCGAGACGCAGGCCACCGATCCCTTCGAGCCATGA
- a CDS encoding potassium transporter Kup, producing MTRSTPAGAHPRHDVQHGKAGLAMLVMGAIGVVFGDIGTSPLYTIREAFSPHYGLVADHDTVLGVLSMIFWSLMLVVTLKYVTIIMRADNDGEGGIMALMALAQRRLPAGSKSAYVLGLLGILGASLFFGDGVITPAISVLSAVEGLGIVAPQLHDWIVPIALVVLVTLFATQRYGTAKVGRVFGPVMVVWFVVLAVMGVGNIAHEPEVLHALNPLWAARFFADHSFGGVFILGAVILAVTGGEAIYTDMGHFGPRPIRLAWYWFVLPTLMINYLGQGALVLENPLAVRNPFYFGVPEWGRIPMIVLATAATVIASQAVITGGFSIARQAMQLGYIPRMKVRHTSSETIGQIYIPAINWMMMVIVIALVLGFRTSSALATAYGISVSMTMLIDTLLLAVVARTLWPQWQRWVLPLCVLFLVMDVAFVTANLAKVLQGGWFPLVLGMVLFTLLRTWRRGRQLLHEDVRSQGIRPDSFIPGLMLAPPMRVPGTAVFLTSDPGIVPQALLHNLKHNKVLHERNVFLTVESLTMPYARDRLKVDTIGDGFHRVRVRFGFMEIPDVPLALMGCSDVTPDLCVDPMETTYFTSRETVIATARRGMMLWRERLFALMHRNAAPASGFFRIPGNRLVELGTRVEI from the coding sequence ATGACACGTTCCACTCCTGCGGGCGCCCACCCCCGCCACGATGTCCAGCACGGCAAGGCCGGCCTCGCCATGCTGGTGATGGGCGCGATCGGTGTCGTCTTCGGCGACATCGGCACCAGCCCGCTGTACACCATCCGCGAGGCCTTCTCGCCGCATTACGGCCTGGTCGCCGACCACGACACCGTGCTCGGCGTGCTGTCGATGATCTTCTGGTCGCTGATGCTGGTGGTCACGCTGAAGTACGTGACCATCATCATGCGTGCCGACAACGACGGCGAGGGCGGCATCATGGCTCTGATGGCGCTGGCCCAGCGCCGCCTGCCCGCCGGGTCGAAGTCGGCCTATGTGCTGGGCCTGCTGGGCATCCTCGGCGCGTCGCTGTTCTTCGGCGACGGCGTGATCACCCCGGCGATCTCGGTGCTGTCGGCCGTGGAAGGCCTGGGGATCGTCGCGCCGCAGCTGCACGACTGGATCGTGCCGATCGCGCTGGTGGTGCTGGTCACCCTGTTTGCCACCCAGCGCTACGGCACCGCGAAGGTCGGGCGGGTGTTCGGGCCGGTGATGGTGGTGTGGTTCGTGGTGCTGGCGGTCATGGGCGTGGGCAACATCGCCCACGAACCGGAGGTGCTGCATGCGCTCAACCCGCTGTGGGCGGCGCGGTTCTTCGCCGACCACAGTTTCGGCGGGGTGTTCATCCTCGGTGCGGTGATCCTCGCCGTGACCGGTGGCGAGGCCATCTATACCGACATGGGCCACTTCGGCCCGCGGCCGATCCGCCTGGCCTGGTACTGGTTCGTGCTGCCGACGCTGATGATCAACTACCTGGGCCAGGGCGCGCTGGTGCTGGAGAATCCACTGGCGGTGCGCAATCCCTTCTACTTCGGCGTGCCGGAATGGGGGCGGATCCCGATGATCGTGCTGGCCACCGCCGCCACGGTGATCGCCTCGCAGGCGGTCATCACCGGCGGGTTCTCGATCGCCCGCCAGGCCATGCAGCTGGGCTACATCCCGCGGATGAAGGTGCGCCACACCTCCAGCGAGACCATCGGGCAGATCTACATCCCGGCGATCAACTGGATGATGATGGTGATCGTCATCGCCCTGGTGCTGGGCTTCCGCACGTCGTCGGCGCTGGCCACCGCCTACGGGATCTCGGTGTCGATGACGATGCTGATCGATACGCTGCTGCTGGCAGTGGTCGCGCGCACGCTGTGGCCGCAGTGGCAACGCTGGGTGCTGCCGCTATGCGTGCTGTTCCTGGTGATGGATGTCGCCTTCGTCACCGCCAACCTCGCCAAGGTGTTGCAGGGCGGCTGGTTCCCGCTGGTGCTGGGCATGGTGCTGTTCACCCTGCTGCGCACATGGCGCCGCGGCCGCCAGCTGCTGCACGAGGACGTGCGCAGCCAGGGCATCCGGCCCGACAGCTTCATCCCGGGGCTGATGCTGGCGCCGCCGATGCGGGTGCCGGGCACCGCGGTGTTCCTCACCAGTGACCCCGGCATCGTGCCGCAGGCGCTGCTGCACAACCTCAAGCACAACAAGGTGCTGCACGAGCGCAACGTGTTCCTGACGGTGGAGTCGCTGACCATGCCGTATGCGCGCGACCGGCTGAAGGTCGACACGATCGGCGACGGCTTCCATCGCGTGCGGGTGCGGTTCGGCTTCATGGAGATCCCCGACGTGCCGCTGGCGCTGATGGGCTGCAGCGACGTCACCCCGGACCTCTGCGTGGATCCGATGGAAACCACCTACTTCACCAGCCGGGAAACCGTGATCGCCACGGCGCGGCGCGGGATGATGCTGTGGCGCGAGCGGCTGTTCGCGCTGATGCATCGCAATGCGGCACCCGCGTCTGGCTTCTTCCGCATCCCGGGCAACCGCCTGGTCGAACTGGGCACCCGCGTCGAGATCTGA
- the ruvA gene encoding Holliday junction branch migration protein RuvA has protein sequence MIGRLKGILAHKQPPWLVVDVHGVGYELEAPMSTFYDLPEVGREVVLFTHYAQKEDSVSLYGFLTEPERRLFRDVQKVSGIGAKIALAVLSGASVGEFARLVQTGDITALTRIPGIGKKTAERMVVELRDRAADLAVGAAVSSSGPVPADPLSEATVALQQLGYKPAEAQRMARAAAGEGDTAEIIIRKALQSALR, from the coding sequence ATGATCGGTCGCCTGAAAGGCATCCTCGCGCACAAGCAGCCGCCATGGCTGGTGGTCGACGTCCACGGCGTCGGTTATGAACTGGAAGCGCCGATGAGCACCTTCTACGACCTGCCCGAGGTCGGCCGCGAGGTGGTGCTGTTCACCCACTACGCGCAGAAGGAAGACAGCGTTTCGCTGTACGGCTTCCTCACCGAGCCCGAGCGCCGGCTCTTCCGCGACGTGCAGAAGGTCAGCGGCATCGGCGCGAAGATCGCGCTGGCGGTGCTGTCGGGCGCGAGCGTGGGCGAGTTCGCCCGGCTGGTGCAGACCGGCGACATCACCGCGCTGACCCGCATTCCCGGCATCGGCAAGAAGACCGCCGAGCGGATGGTGGTCGAACTGCGCGACCGCGCCGCGGATCTGGCGGTCGGCGCGGCGGTGTCCAGCAGCGGCCCGGTGCCTGCCGATCCGCTGTCGGAAGCCACGGTGGCGCTGCAGCAGCTCGGCTACAAACCGGCCGAAGCGCAACGGATGGCGCGCGCCGCGGCAGGTGAAGGCGACACCGCGGAAATCATCATCCGGAAGGCGCTACAGTCCGCGCTTCGCTGA
- the ruvC gene encoding crossover junction endodeoxyribonuclease RuvC produces MTRILGIDPGSQRTGVGIVDIAPDGRLRHVHHAPLQLLGEGDFSARLRRLLDQLGEVIDTWRPDEVAIEQVFMSRNADSALKLGHARGAAICAVVLRDLPVHEYAATEIKLAVVGRGKAEKAQVQHMVGILLNLQGKLQSDAADALAAAITHAHVRASAARLGVGTRTAWSR; encoded by the coding sequence ATGACCCGCATCCTCGGCATCGACCCGGGCTCGCAGCGCACCGGCGTCGGCATCGTCGACATCGCGCCCGACGGGCGCCTGCGCCATGTCCACCACGCGCCGCTGCAGCTGCTGGGCGAGGGTGACTTCTCCGCGCGGTTGCGGCGGCTGCTCGACCAGCTGGGCGAGGTGATCGACACCTGGCGTCCCGACGAGGTCGCGATCGAACAGGTGTTCATGTCGCGCAATGCGGACTCCGCGCTCAAGCTCGGCCACGCGCGCGGTGCGGCGATCTGCGCGGTGGTGCTGCGCGACCTGCCGGTGCACGAGTACGCCGCCACCGAGATCAAGCTGGCGGTGGTCGGCCGCGGCAAGGCGGAAAAGGCCCAGGTGCAGCACATGGTGGGTATCCTGCTCAACCTGCAGGGCAAGCTGCAGTCCGACGCCGCCGATGCGCTGGCCGCCGCGATCACCCACGCCCATGTGCGCGCCAGCGCCGCGCGGCTTGGCGTCGGCACGCGCACCGCCTGGAGCCGGTGA
- a CDS encoding YebC/PmpR family DNA-binding transcriptional regulator, which yields MGRGPSIEARKNATDAKRGKIFTKIIREIGVAARAGGGDPANNPRLRAAIDKGMAQNMSKDVVERAIRKATGELEGVEYEEVRYEGYAPGGIAVIVDCLTDNRVRTVADVRHAFSKCGGNMGTEGSVSFMFKRLGVLSYAAGADEDRVTEAAIEAGADDVVLYPEDGAIEVITSPEGFLAVRDAMTAAGIAPAHAELTFRADTDVAADADTAPQVRKLLDMLEDIDDVQDVYSNVDQASLDQA from the coding sequence ATGGGTCGTGGACCTTCGATCGAGGCGCGCAAGAACGCCACCGACGCCAAGCGCGGCAAGATCTTCACCAAGATCATCCGCGAGATCGGCGTGGCCGCGCGCGCCGGTGGCGGCGACCCGGCCAACAATCCGCGCCTGCGTGCCGCCATCGACAAGGGCATGGCGCAGAACATGTCGAAGGACGTGGTCGAGCGCGCGATCAGGAAGGCCACCGGCGAGCTCGAGGGTGTCGAATACGAGGAAGTGCGCTACGAGGGCTACGCGCCCGGCGGCATCGCGGTGATCGTCGACTGCCTGACCGACAACCGCGTGCGCACCGTGGCCGATGTCCGCCACGCGTTCTCCAAGTGCGGCGGCAACATGGGCACGGAAGGCTCGGTGTCCTTCATGTTCAAACGCCTCGGTGTGCTGAGCTACGCCGCCGGTGCCGACGAGGACCGGGTGACGGAAGCGGCGATCGAGGCCGGCGCCGACGACGTGGTGCTGTATCCGGAGGACGGCGCGATCGAGGTGATCACCTCGCCCGAGGGATTCCTCGCCGTGCGCGACGCGATGACCGCCGCCGGCATCGCCCCGGCGCATGCGGAGCTCACCTTCCGCGCCGACACCGATGTCGCCGCCGATGCCGACACTGCGCCGCAGGTGCGCAAGCTGCTCGACATGCTCGAGGACATCGACGACGTGCAGGACGTCTACTCCAACGTCGACCAGGCGTCGCTGGACCAGGCCTGA